In Phreatobacter stygius, a genomic segment contains:
- a CDS encoding YybH family protein has translation MFTVAAPEQMNETFVRAFNTRRLDNLLALYEADATLCVDGMSSHTGTAQIAAVLGDFLQMPGTLTGRNAFCLRHGDVALLRADWTLTGPDGTTTLAGSSAEIVRRQADGTWLYIVDHAVGASLERVG, from the coding sequence ATGTTCACCGTCGCCGCCCCCGAACAGATGAACGAGACCTTCGTCCGCGCCTTCAACACACGCCGGCTCGACAATCTCCTGGCACTCTACGAGGCCGACGCCACGCTCTGCGTCGACGGCATGTCCAGCCACACCGGCACGGCCCAGATCGCCGCCGTGCTCGGTGATTTCCTTCAGATGCCCGGCACGCTCACCGGCCGGAACGCCTTCTGCCTCCGCCACGGCGATGTCGCGCTTCTGCGCGCCGACTGGACGCTCACCGGTCCCGACGGCACCACCACACTGGCCGGCAGCTCGGCCGAGATCGTGCGGCGGCAAGCCGACGGCACCTGGCTCTACATCGTCGACCACGCCGTGGGGGCGAGTTTGGAAAGGGTGGGGTGA
- a CDS encoding LysR family transcriptional regulator yields the protein MTLFDGMETFARVVEAGSFTAAARELDVTKSSVSETVRRLEQRLGVRLLDRSTRHVAPTEAGLAFHARARKAIAEAQGAVAEARALHEEPAGRLRIAAPEAFTQLLVPVLSGLMQDYPDLEVEIVGGVPPVDLVEAGFDLAVRLAPRPADTLIVRRVGTSRIIILGSPAYLARQGAPERPEDVVAHRCIGFSPVFWGHEWRFETVDGLLAVPVKPVLLTNVTEAMRAAALAGMGLTALPEWSVADELGSGALVRVLSGWKTPESGIFVVYPSNRLMAAKVKHFADRLRQHLKAAGLS from the coding sequence ATGACCCTGTTCGACGGCATGGAAACCTTTGCACGCGTGGTCGAGGCCGGCAGCTTCACCGCGGCGGCGCGCGAGCTTGATGTCACCAAGTCGTCGGTGAGCGAGACGGTGCGCCGGCTCGAGCAGCGGCTCGGCGTGCGCCTGCTCGACCGCAGCACCCGGCATGTCGCGCCGACCGAGGCAGGGCTCGCCTTCCACGCCCGGGCCCGCAAAGCGATCGCCGAGGCGCAGGGCGCGGTCGCCGAGGCCCGCGCCCTGCATGAGGAACCGGCCGGCCGCCTGCGCATCGCCGCACCGGAAGCCTTCACCCAGCTGCTCGTGCCGGTCCTGTCGGGACTGATGCAGGACTATCCGGACCTGGAGGTCGAGATCGTCGGCGGCGTGCCGCCGGTCGATCTGGTCGAGGCGGGGTTCGATCTCGCGGTGCGGCTGGCACCCCGCCCGGCCGACACGCTGATCGTCCGGCGGGTCGGCACCTCGCGGATCATCATCTTGGGCTCTCCGGCCTATCTCGCCCGCCAGGGCGCGCCGGAACGGCCGGAGGATGTCGTAGCGCACCGCTGTATCGGCTTTTCGCCGGTCTTCTGGGGTCACGAATGGCGCTTCGAGACGGTGGACGGCCTGCTCGCCGTGCCGGTGAAGCCGGTGCTGCTGACCAATGTCACCGAGGCGATGCGGGCGGCGGCCCTCGCCGGCATGGGACTCACCGCGCTGCCGGAATGGTCGGTTGCCGACGAGCTTGGGTCCGGCGCGCTGGTGCGTGTGCTGAGCGGCTGGAAGACGCCGGAAAGCGGCATCTTCGTGGTTTATCCCTCGAACCGCCTGATGGCGGCGAAGGTGAAACATTTCGCCGACCGCCTTCGCCAGCACCTGAAGGCCGCGGGCCTGAGCTGA
- a CDS encoding VOC family protein has product MRFVDRYPIIVTPKLRECRDFWRRHLGFTVVFEATWFVLLQAEGASATLAFMSPDHPSAPPGPEVFPGFGTCFELQVENAAAAFDEFQRDDGPVGLHLVDEPFGQRRFGFTDPSGLWVDVVEQIDPAAGFWEGYVVDAEG; this is encoded by the coding sequence ATGCGCTTCGTCGACCGCTATCCGATCATCGTCACGCCGAAGCTGCGCGAATGCCGTGACTTCTGGCGCCGGCACCTGGGCTTCACTGTGGTGTTCGAGGCGACCTGGTTCGTCCTGCTCCAGGCCGAGGGCGCAAGCGCGACACTGGCCTTCATGAGCCCCGACCATCCCTCCGCGCCGCCCGGACCCGAGGTCTTTCCGGGTTTCGGCACGTGTTTCGAGCTGCAGGTCGAAAATGCCGCGGCGGCTTTCGACGAGTTCCAGCGTGATGACGGCCCGGTCGGTCTTCATCTGGTCGACGAACCCTTCGGCCAACGCCGTTTCGGTTTCACCGATCCCTCCGGGCTCTGGGTCGACGTGGTCGAGCAGATCGATCCGGCGGCGGGGTTCTGGGAGGGCTATGTCGTCGATGCCGAGGGTTGA
- a CDS encoding AMP-binding protein has product MTRSLGKMVVGNILATAAIRFANDPALYCAGTDRRFTFGQIDERTNRLAQGLSGLGYGKGDVVAFLCSNRAEMVETYFALARTGIVGLPLNYRLAEREMIELIRAMGASGLIYEARFAGVADAARPLVRHRIRIGGEASSAEPDYEALLAGASSEAPDIEIDEADPFYFNLTSGTTGLPKSYVLNQYNNSTLGPMFQAFDMTRDDVAMTVFPAFGRVGFAWIAGAILYGIPHVLANFEPNETLALIAAERVTIVNLVPTMAAMLLPALAAAPRDVTSLRAVVFAGSSLPASIREATMAKLCPRLYEYYGMQETGALVVSTPADRVRRPDSVGRPIAFGEVKIAGDDGRALPANQLGEILGRSPNAVTGYFDNPEQSARTFRDGWIHTGDLGSLDDEGYLFIRGRKKDMIVTGGQNVHAAEVEEIILGCPGVADCAVFGLPDDMWGERVVSLVVPQDRADLTAEALEAHCRQHLAGFKTPKQFIVETTPLPRTPTGKVQKFLLVERFSQASVN; this is encoded by the coding sequence ATGACCCGCTCACTCGGCAAGATGGTTGTCGGCAATATCCTGGCCACCGCGGCGATACGCTTCGCCAACGATCCCGCGCTCTATTGCGCCGGCACCGACCGGCGCTTCACCTTTGGCCAGATCGACGAGCGCACCAACCGGCTCGCCCAAGGGCTTTCGGGGCTCGGTTATGGCAAGGGCGATGTCGTCGCCTTCCTCTGCTCCAACCGCGCCGAAATGGTCGAGACCTATTTTGCCCTGGCGCGGACCGGCATCGTCGGCCTGCCGTTGAACTACCGGCTGGCCGAGCGGGAAATGATCGAACTGATCCGGGCCATGGGTGCGAGCGGGCTGATCTATGAGGCAAGGTTCGCCGGTGTCGCCGACGCGGCCCGCCCACTGGTCAGGCATCGGATCCGGATCGGCGGCGAAGCCTCGTCGGCGGAGCCCGACTATGAGGCGCTGCTCGCCGGCGCCTCGTCCGAGGCGCCCGACATCGAGATCGACGAGGCCGATCCGTTCTATTTCAACCTGACCTCCGGAACCACCGGCCTGCCCAAGTCTTATGTGCTGAACCAGTACAACAACAGCACCCTCGGTCCGATGTTCCAGGCCTTCGACATGACCCGCGACGATGTCGCGATGACCGTCTTCCCAGCCTTCGGGCGGGTCGGCTTCGCCTGGATCGCCGGCGCCATCCTCTATGGCATTCCTCATGTTCTGGCGAATTTCGAGCCGAACGAAACCTTAGCGCTGATCGCGGCCGAGCGGGTGACGATCGTCAACCTGGTGCCGACCATGGCCGCGATGCTGCTGCCGGCGCTCGCCGCCGCGCCGCGGGACGTGACCTCGCTGCGCGCCGTCGTCTTCGCTGGCTCGAGCCTGCCGGCCAGCATTCGCGAGGCGACGATGGCGAAGCTCTGCCCGCGCCTCTACGAATATTACGGCATGCAGGAGACCGGCGCGCTGGTGGTCAGCACGCCCGCCGATCGTGTCCGGCGCCCGGACTCGGTTGGCCGCCCGATCGCTTTCGGTGAGGTGAAGATCGCCGGCGACGACGGCCGGGCGCTTCCCGCCAACCAGCTCGGCGAGATCCTCGGCCGCTCGCCCAACGCGGTGACCGGCTATTTCGACAATCCCGAACAGTCGGCCCGCACCTTTCGCGACGGCTGGATCCATACCGGCGACCTCGGCAGCCTGGATGACGAGGGTTATCTGTTCATCCGCGGGCGCAAGAAGGACATGATCGTCACCGGTGGGCAGAACGTCCACGCCGCCGAGGTCGAGGAGATCATTCTCGGCTGCCCTGGCGTCGCCGATTGCGCGGTGTTCGGCCTGCCCGACGACATGTGGGGCGAGCGGGTGGTTAGCCTGGTCGTGCCGCAGGACCGGGCCGACCTGACGGCCGAGGCGCTCGAAGCCCACTGCCGCCAGCACCTCGCCGGGTTCAAGACGCCCAAGCAGTTCATTGTCGAAACCACACCCCTGCCACGCACGCCGACCGGCAAGGTGCAGAAATTCCTACTGGTCGAACGGTTCAGCCAAGCGAGCGTCAACTAA
- a CDS encoding acyl-CoA synthetase, producing the protein MNITHGFKRALQINAGGLAIVYGDRRRTWRELGERVPRLAGGLASLGVAAGDRVAILSLNSDRYLESYLATAWAGAVVVPLNIRWSPLENEDALKDCRAKVLIVDKMFAPVGDALAKTIPGLRLVYADDEAAPAGTSHYEELIAASSPIADAMARREDLAGIFYTGGTTGRSKGVMLSHDNLMANALNALAEGLFPSSAIYLHAAPMFHLANGAAMFALLLSGGSNVIIKAFSPEAVMAAVERDKVTEVLLVPTMIQMLVDHPALKSHDMSSLGRIVYGASPISEAVLDRAIAALPHTRFSQAYGMTELSPIATILHWNEHIGEGRAKGRHRAGGRATLGCEVRIVDANDQPVPSGTVGEIVARGDNVMMGYWERPEETERALIGGWMHTGDGGFMDADGFVYVVDRVKDMIISGGENVYSTEVENAVAQHPAVAQCAVVGIPSEEWGEQVHAVVVRKPGAVVSPQEVIAFCKERIAGYKCPRSVDISDTPLPMSGAGKILKRELRKPFWEAKERRVN; encoded by the coding sequence ATGAACATCACGCACGGCTTCAAGCGCGCGTTGCAGATCAATGCCGGCGGTCTCGCCATCGTCTATGGCGACCGGCGCCGGACCTGGCGCGAGCTCGGCGAGCGCGTGCCGCGGCTTGCCGGCGGCCTCGCCTCACTTGGCGTCGCAGCCGGCGACCGGGTCGCCATCCTGTCCTTGAACTCCGACCGCTATCTGGAGAGCTATCTCGCCACCGCCTGGGCCGGCGCCGTGGTCGTGCCGCTCAACATCCGCTGGTCGCCGCTGGAAAACGAAGATGCGCTGAAGGATTGCCGTGCCAAGGTGCTGATCGTCGACAAAATGTTCGCACCGGTCGGCGACGCCCTGGCAAAGACGATCCCGGGGCTGCGCCTGGTCTATGCCGATGACGAGGCGGCGCCGGCCGGCACCAGTCACTACGAAGAGCTGATCGCGGCGAGCTCGCCGATCGCCGATGCCATGGCCAGGCGCGAGGATCTCGCCGGCATCTTTTATACCGGCGGCACCACCGGCCGGTCCAAGGGCGTGATGCTGAGCCATGACAACCTGATGGCCAATGCGCTGAACGCGCTCGCCGAAGGACTTTTCCCCTCGTCCGCGATCTATCTGCACGCCGCCCCGATGTTCCATCTCGCCAATGGCGCGGCCATGTTCGCGCTGCTCCTCAGCGGCGGCTCCAACGTGATCATCAAGGCCTTCAGCCCCGAGGCCGTCATGGCCGCGGTCGAACGCGACAAGGTGACCGAGGTGCTGCTGGTCCCGACCATGATCCAGATGCTGGTCGACCATCCCGCCTTGAAATCCCACGACATGTCGTCGCTCGGCCGCATCGTCTACGGCGCCTCGCCGATCAGCGAGGCGGTGCTCGACCGCGCCATTGCCGCCCTGCCCCACACCCGTTTCAGCCAAGCCTATGGCATGACCGAACTGTCGCCGATCGCCACGATCCTGCATTGGAACGAGCATATCGGCGAGGGCCGCGCCAAGGGCCGGCACCGCGCCGGCGGCCGCGCCACGCTCGGCTGCGAGGTGCGCATCGTCGACGCCAACGACCAGCCGGTGCCATCAGGCACGGTCGGCGAGATCGTGGCGCGCGGCGACAATGTCATGATGGGCTATTGGGAGCGCCCGGAGGAGACCGAGCGGGCACTGATCGGCGGCTGGATGCATACCGGCGACGGCGGCTTCATGGATGCCGATGGCTTCGTCTATGTCGTCGACCGGGTCAAGGACATGATCATTTCCGGCGGCGAGAACGTCTATTCGACCGAGGTCGAGAATGCCGTGGCGCAACACCCGGCCGTGGCCCAATGCGCCGTCGTCGGCATTCCCAGCGAGGAATGGGGCGAGCAGGTCCATGCCGTGGTGGTGCGCAAGCCCGGCGCCGTGGTCAGCCCGCAGGAGGTCATCGCGTTCTGCAAGGAGCGGATCGCCGGCTACAAATGCCCGCGCTCGGTCGACATCAGCGACACCCCGCTGCCGATGTCGGGGGCCGGCAAGATCCTCAAGCGCGAGCTGCGCAAGCCGTTCTGGGAGGCCAAGGAGCGGCGGGTGAACTGA
- a CDS encoding TetR/AcrR family transcriptional regulator, whose translation MIAPPWVPFEDRRRARDEKRDAVLRMAVKMFLTEGYHRTTLNEVAARLNITKPALYNYFRSKDEILVECYRIGQETYEANIEGIERQGGSGLAKVRALIRAYVRAITTDFGMCVTRLDDRELSTEARASVRRAKRSYDTAFRTRIEEGMADGSIMPCDPKLAAFAIAGSLNWIGHWYEPGGELSAETIGEEFAIRLTGGLAAK comes from the coding sequence GTGATTGCGCCCCCTTGGGTGCCCTTCGAGGATCGCCGGCGGGCGCGCGACGAGAAGCGCGACGCCGTGCTGCGCATGGCGGTCAAGATGTTCCTGACCGAGGGCTATCACCGCACGACGCTGAACGAAGTGGCGGCGCGGCTGAACATCACCAAGCCGGCGCTCTACAACTACTTCCGCTCGAAGGATGAGATCCTGGTCGAGTGCTACCGGATCGGCCAGGAGACCTATGAGGCCAATATCGAGGGGATCGAGCGCCAGGGCGGCAGCGGCCTGGCCAAGGTGCGCGCGCTGATCCGCGCCTATGTGCGGGCGATCACCACCGATTTCGGCATGTGCGTGACCCGCCTCGACGACCGGGAGCTCTCCACCGAGGCCCGCGCCTCGGTGCGTCGCGCCAAGCGCAGCTACGACACCGCCTTCCGCACCCGGATCGAAGAAGGCATGGCCGATGGCTCGATCATGCCCTGCGACCCCAAGCTCGCAGCCTTCGCGATCGCCGGTTCGCTGAACTGGATCGGCCATTGGTACGAGCCGGGCGGCGAACTCTCGGCCGAGACCATCGGGGAGGAATTCGCTATCCGGCTGACCGGGGGGCTCGCGGCCAAATAG
- a CDS encoding lipid-transfer protein — MTSRVVVAGVGMIPFAKPGASAPYHEMGTAAGRLALADAGIGYEAIEQAYAGYVYGDSTAGQMAIYPLGLTGIPVINVNNNCSTGSTALFLARQAIASGAADCVLALGFEQMKPGALGAVFTDRPSPFEAFDKVTDTLVGSPEIPLALRYFGGAGISHMKKYGTRLESFAKVRAKASRHAKNNPLAIFRKEVSVEDVMNDQVIWPGVMTRLMACPPTCGAAAAVLVSEAFAKRHGLRTDVVIAAQAMTTDTSSTFDTADMMRVVGFDMSKAAAAKVYEQAGIGPEDLDVVELHDCFAHNELITYEALGLCPEGGAERFIDAGDNSYGGKVVTNPSGGLLSKGHPLGATGLAQCYELTRQLRGTAEATQVDGARRALQHNLGLGGACVVTLYERA, encoded by the coding sequence ATGACATCCCGCGTTGTCGTCGCAGGTGTGGGAATGATCCCCTTCGCAAAGCCGGGTGCGAGCGCGCCCTATCACGAGATGGGCACGGCCGCCGGCCGCCTGGCGCTGGCCGATGCCGGTATCGGATATGAGGCGATCGAGCAGGCCTATGCCGGTTATGTCTATGGCGACTCGACCGCCGGCCAGATGGCCATCTATCCGCTGGGCCTGACCGGCATCCCGGTCATCAACGTCAACAACAACTGCTCCACCGGCTCGACCGCGCTGTTCCTGGCGCGCCAGGCGATCGCCTCGGGAGCGGCCGATTGCGTGCTGGCGCTGGGCTTCGAGCAGATGAAGCCGGGTGCGCTCGGCGCGGTGTTTACCGACCGGCCGAGCCCGTTCGAGGCCTTCGACAAGGTGACCGATACGCTGGTCGGCTCGCCGGAGATCCCTCTGGCGCTGCGCTATTTCGGCGGCGCGGGCATCAGCCATATGAAGAAATACGGCACCAGGCTCGAGAGCTTCGCCAAGGTCCGCGCCAAGGCGAGCCGGCACGCCAAGAACAACCCGCTGGCGATCTTCCGCAAGGAGGTTTCGGTCGAGGACGTGATGAACGACCAGGTCATCTGGCCCGGCGTCATGACCCGGCTGATGGCTTGTCCGCCGACCTGCGGCGCGGCCGCCGCGGTCCTGGTTTCCGAGGCCTTCGCCAAGCGTCACGGCCTACGCACCGATGTGGTGATCGCGGCCCAGGCGATGACCACCGATACATCATCGACCTTCGACACGGCGGACATGATGCGGGTGGTCGGTTTCGACATGTCGAAGGCCGCCGCAGCCAAGGTTTACGAGCAGGCCGGCATCGGGCCTGAAGATCTCGACGTGGTCGAGCTGCACGACTGCTTCGCCCATAACGAGCTGATCACCTATGAGGCGCTGGGCCTTTGCCCGGAGGGCGGCGCGGAACGTTTCATCGACGCCGGCGACAACAGCTATGGCGGCAAGGTGGTGACCAACCCGTCGGGCGGGCTCTTGTCCAAGGGCCATCCGCTGGGGGCCACCGGTCTTGCCCAATGTTACGAACTGACCCGTCAGTTGCGCGGCACGGCGGAGGCGACCCAGGTCGACGGCGCCAGGCGGGCGCTGCAGCACAATCTCGGTCTGGGCGGCGCCTGCGTCGTCACCCTCTACGAGCGGGCGTGA
- a CDS encoding MaoC family dehydratase N-terminal domain-containing protein: MVDQSAVGRSFTPITARVEPGRLRYFFNTIGERNPVYRDAKAAEAVGFAAVPVPPTYLFCLEMMDNDRPFEFLEALNIDLARVLHGEQGFTYHAPVVVGDTLTFQSEVTDVTDKKGGALTFVGVRTRVTNQAGLHVADTTRTIVVRN; encoded by the coding sequence ATGGTCGATCAATCCGCTGTCGGGCGCAGCTTCACGCCGATCACCGCCCGGGTCGAGCCGGGGCGCCTGCGCTATTTTTTTAACACGATCGGCGAGCGCAATCCGGTCTATCGCGACGCCAAGGCGGCCGAGGCCGTGGGCTTCGCCGCGGTGCCGGTGCCGCCGACCTATCTGTTCTGCCTGGAGATGATGGACAACGACCGCCCCTTCGAATTCCTCGAGGCGCTGAACATCGATCTCGCCCGGGTCCTGCATGGCGAGCAGGGCTTCACCTATCACGCACCCGTCGTGGTCGGCGACACCCTGACCTTCCAGTCCGAGGTGACCGATGTCACGGACAAGAAGGGCGGGGCGCTGACCTTTGTCGGGGTCCGGACGCGGGTGACCAACCAGGCCGGCCTGCATGTCGCCGACACCACGCGCACCATCGTGGTCAGGAACTAG
- a CDS encoding MaoC family dehydratase, which produces MTTLSPAVGERLVHKAFPPISRHTLALYCGASGDHNPMHVDIDFARQAGFPDVFSHGMLVMAYLGQALTDAVSPVAIRSFSTRFAAITQLGSRLTCEGTVTELFEAGGERRARLALTAKDADGETKLAGEAVIAL; this is translated from the coding sequence ATGACCACTCTGTCCCCCGCCGTCGGCGAGCGTCTCGTTCACAAGGCCTTCCCGCCGATCAGCCGGCACACCCTGGCGCTCTATTGCGGCGCCTCGGGCGACCACAATCCCATGCATGTCGACATCGACTTCGCCAGACAAGCCGGTTTCCCCGACGTGTTTTCCCACGGCATGCTGGTCATGGCCTATCTCGGCCAGGCGCTGACCGATGCGGTGAGCCCCGTCGCCATCCGCTCGTTCTCGACGCGCTTCGCCGCTATCACCCAGCTTGGCTCGCGGCTGACCTGCGAAGGCACCGTCACCGAGCTGTTCGAAGCCGGCGGCGAGCGGCGCGCCAGGCTGGCGCTGACCGCCAAGGATGCCGACGGCGAGACCAAGCTCGCCGGCGAAGCCGTCATCGCGCTCTGA
- a CDS encoding SDR family NAD(P)-dependent oxidoreductase encodes MTKLAGKVALVSGSGRGIGRSIALKLASEGAKVVVNDLDAEPGNAVAAEIRAAGGEAIAVNGSVTETGFADRFVGAAMETFGGLDIIVNNAGYTWDATIQKMTDEQFQAMLDVHLVAPFRILRAASEPIRILSKKDAEAGREVFRKVVNISSIAGLYGNAGQASYSSAKASLIGLTRTLCKEWGRYKVNVNCVAFGLIQTRLTQAIEAEQKTIDVEGRAIKVGVQPALLATMDRMIPLGRAGTPEEAADAVYLFCSPESNYVSGQVLVCGGGILM; translated from the coding sequence ATGACCAAGCTTGCTGGGAAGGTCGCGCTCGTCTCCGGCTCCGGCCGCGGCATCGGCCGCTCGATCGCGTTGAAGCTCGCCTCCGAAGGCGCCAAGGTGGTGGTCAACGACCTCGACGCCGAACCCGGCAATGCGGTGGCCGCCGAGATCAGGGCGGCCGGCGGCGAGGCGATCGCCGTCAATGGCAGCGTCACCGAGACGGGCTTCGCCGATCGTTTCGTCGGCGCAGCGATGGAGACCTTCGGCGGCCTCGACATCATCGTCAACAATGCCGGTTATACCTGGGACGCGACCATCCAGAAGATGACCGACGAGCAATTCCAGGCCATGCTCGACGTCCATCTGGTCGCGCCCTTCCGCATCCTGCGCGCGGCTTCCGAGCCGATCCGCATCCTCTCCAAGAAGGATGCCGAGGCCGGCCGCGAGGTGTTCCGCAAGGTGGTCAATATCTCCTCGATCGCCGGTCTCTACGGCAATGCCGGCCAGGCCAGCTATTCCTCCGCCAAGGCCTCGCTGATCGGCCTCACCCGCACGCTCTGCAAGGAGTGGGGCCGCTACAAGGTCAATGTGAACTGTGTCGCCTTCGGCCTGATCCAGACCCGGCTGACCCAGGCGATCGAAGCCGAGCAGAAGACGATCGATGTCGAGGGCCGCGCGATCAAGGTCGGTGTCCAGCCGGCGCTGCTCGCGACCATGGACCGGATGATCCCGCTCGGCCGCGCCGGCACGCCGGAGGAAGCCGCCGACGCGGTCTATCTCTTCTGCAGCCCGGAATCGAACTATGTCAGCGGCCAGGTGCTGGTCTGTGGCGGCGGCATCTTGATGTGA
- a CDS encoding enoyl-CoA hydratase/isomerase family protein, translating into MTDASAYLTYDGPIATLTLNRPESFNAVGAEAAATLAGLARELDTRADLRVVVIRGAGPAFCAGGDINVFAAHLDDPGPMVRGILDSHHDFLQRLQALPAIVVTSVHGAAAGAGLSLAFMGDLCIAADTARFTPAYARLGVSPDGGGTVGLVRAVGARRALQIYLMEDGFDASQAEAWGLVNKVVPADMLEAATKALAERLAGFNPAAVAATKRLVHASAGRPMAEQLEAEMTELIGCMKTAPFRDAVHRFIAKSRAAKPGASA; encoded by the coding sequence ATGACCGATGCTTCCGCCTATCTGACCTATGACGGACCGATCGCGACACTGACGCTCAATCGCCCGGAAAGCTTCAACGCGGTCGGCGCGGAGGCGGCGGCAACGTTGGCAGGCCTCGCCCGCGAGCTCGACACCCGCGCCGACCTGCGCGTGGTGGTGATCAGGGGGGCTGGGCCGGCCTTCTGCGCCGGCGGCGATATCAACGTCTTCGCCGCTCATCTCGATGATCCCGGACCGATGGTGCGGGGCATTCTCGACAGCCACCACGATTTCCTGCAGCGCCTGCAGGCCTTGCCGGCGATCGTCGTCACCAGCGTCCATGGCGCCGCCGCCGGCGCCGGCCTGTCGCTCGCCTTCATGGGCGATCTCTGCATCGCCGCCGATACCGCCCGCTTCACCCCGGCCTATGCCCGGCTCGGCGTCTCGCCCGATGGCGGCGGCACGGTCGGTCTCGTCCGCGCCGTTGGCGCAAGGCGGGCCCTGCAGATCTACCTGATGGAAGACGGCTTCGACGCCAGCCAGGCCGAAGCCTGGGGCCTGGTCAACAAGGTGGTGCCGGCCGACATGCTGGAGGCCGCGACGAAGGCGCTGGCCGAGCGGCTGGCGGGTTTCAATCCGGCAGCGGTCGCCGCCACCAAGCGGCTGGTCCATGCTTCGGCCGGAAGGCCGATGGCGGAGCAGCTCGAGGCCGAGATGACCGAGCTGATCGGCTGCATGAAAACCGCGCCGTTCCGTGATGCGGTGCATCGCTTCATCGCCAAGAGTCGCGCCGCCAAACCCGGAGCATCGGCATGA
- a CDS encoding acyl-CoA dehydrogenase family protein encodes MIYRSPWMTEELDSFRDPFRRFLAKDLAPHAERWRRDKITDRSAWRALGDMGALLASVPEAYGGLGASFAYDAAVTEDLETIVPEIAGPVGVHSTIVAHYILSYGTEAQKQRWLPKMARGEFIGAVAMTEPGTGSDLQAVRTTARKRGNSYVLNGSKTFITNGQLADLIVVVARTSDEPGSRGVSLVVLEAEGNDGFRRGRNLDKIGMNASDTSELFFDDAVVPPENLLGEVEGQGFAQLMQQLPRERLSLAVGAVAAMEKAIRLTVDYTRERKAFGKPVIEFQNSAFKLAERKTEAMIARVFVDWCVMQLIAGELDTVTASMAKWWCSEKQNETVDECLQLHGGYGYMQEFPIGRMFVDARIQKIYGGTNEIMKVLIARSL; translated from the coding sequence ATGATCTATCGCTCGCCTTGGATGACCGAAGAGCTCGATAGCTTCCGCGATCCGTTCCGGCGCTTCCTGGCCAAGGATCTGGCGCCGCATGCCGAACGCTGGCGGCGCGACAAGATCACCGATCGCTCGGCCTGGCGCGCGCTCGGCGACATGGGCGCGCTGCTGGCAAGCGTGCCGGAAGCTTATGGCGGGCTCGGCGCAAGCTTTGCCTATGACGCGGCGGTGACCGAAGATCTCGAGACCATCGTGCCGGAGATCGCCGGGCCGGTTGGCGTTCACAGCACGATCGTCGCCCATTACATTCTCAGCTATGGCACCGAGGCGCAGAAGCAGCGCTGGCTGCCAAAAATGGCGCGGGGCGAATTCATCGGCGCCGTCGCCATGACCGAGCCGGGCACCGGCTCGGACCTGCAGGCGGTGCGCACCACCGCGCGCAAGCGTGGCAACTCCTATGTGCTGAACGGCTCCAAGACCTTCATCACCAATGGCCAGCTCGCCGACCTCATCGTCGTGGTGGCGCGCACCAGCGACGAGCCCGGGTCCAGGGGCGTGTCGCTCGTCGTGCTGGAGGCCGAGGGCAATGACGGTTTCCGTCGCGGCCGCAACCTCGACAAGATCGGCATGAATGCATCCGACACATCGGAGCTGTTCTTCGATGATGCGGTCGTGCCGCCGGAGAACCTGTTGGGCGAGGTCGAGGGCCAGGGCTTTGCGCAGCTGATGCAGCAATTGCCGCGCGAACGCCTGTCGCTGGCGGTCGGCGCGGTCGCCGCGATGGAAAAGGCGATCCGGCTGACCGTCGACTACACCCGCGAGCGCAAGGCTTTCGGCAAGCCGGTCATCGAATTCCAGAACTCGGCCTTCAAGCTCGCCGAACGCAAGACCGAGGCGATGATCGCGCGGGTCTTCGTCGACTGGTGCGTGATGCAGCTGATCGCCGGCGAGCTCGACACCGTGACCGCCTCGATGGCCAAGTGGTGGTGCTCGGAGAAACAGAACGAGACCGTTGACGAATGCCTGCAACTGCATGGCGGGTATGGCTACATGCAGGAGTTCCCGATCGGGCGGATGTTCGTCGATGCGCGCATCCAGAAGATCTATGGCGGCACCAATGAGATCATGAAGGTGCTGATCGCGCGGTCGCTTTGA